The following nucleotide sequence is from Armatimonadota bacterium.
GTTAAAGTAGGCGCTTTCAATAAATTTTGGTTCTGGACTTTCACATATATTAGACAATATGCTAGCCAAGTGTCCCCTGCTTTGGGTTGGGAGCTTTTTAGCGAACGAGCCGTTAAAATATTTCTTGCATCTCCATTACTTTGGCTACTTGCAGCATCAGGGTTTATAATCATTTTAGCGGACAAGGAAATGAGACCAAAAGCCCTTTTTATCATAGGCTTATGGATATTCTCGTTCCTTGCCATCTGCCCAGGACTCTATTTTCGCGATCATTACTTCATTATGATTCTCCCGGCTAATGCAATGCTTGTCAGCGTCGCCTTTAGTTATCTCAGCAAAATAACGGCTGGGACTAAGCTTGCTGCAATACCCTTGATAATCATTATTGCAGCAGTAGGTCACTCGGTTTTTGCTCAGCGAGAAGTCTTCTTTTCGCTTAGCCCTAACATGGTAAGCCGTGAAATTTATGGTGGAAATCCATTCCCTGAATCTTTGAAAATTGCTGAATATATTAGGAAGCACACGTCACCTAATGATACTATAGCTGTATTGGGTTCCGAACCGCAGATATATTTCTATTCTAAGCGCCGGTCTGCTACTGGATACATTTACATGTACCCACTGATGGAGATTCATCCATATGCTTTGCAAATGCAGATGGAAATGATCCGAGAAATCGAGGCTGCGAAACCTAAAATTCTCGTTTGCGTAAGCGTATCAGCCTCATGGTTACCTTTGGAGAATTCGGTAATGAAAGTATTCGACTGGTCAAGTAGGTATGCCAGAAAGTATTATGATTTAGTTGGCAATATAGAAATAATTGCCGAGGATTATACTAGATATTCGTGGGGCGAAGAAGCAGCAAAGCATAAACCAAATGTGCCTGCCTTCATTTACGTTTTTAAGAGAAAGCCTACCATAAGTAAATAATGAGGGAATAAATATGTTTGCAGGAAAGAAAGTAGTAGTTGTAATGCCAGCGTATAATGCTGCAAAAACGCTTAAGAAAACGTATGACGAAGTAATGGCCCAAGGAATGGTTGACCTTGTTATCGTCGTTGATGACGCAAGCCGCGATGAAACATTTGAAATTGCAAAAACTTTAAAGAATGTCAAAGTTTATAAACATGAGGTAAATAAAGGCTATGGTGGAAACCAAAAAACTTGCTACCGTCTTGCTCTTAATGAGGGTGCCGACATTGTCGTAATGGTACATCCCGACTATCAATACACTCCACTATTGCTCCCAGCAATGGTTTCAATGGTAGCAAATAATCTATATCCTTGCGTAATTGGTTCGAGAATTTTGGGCGGTCACGCGTTGAAAGGCGGAATGCCCATTTGGAAGTATTTCTCAAACAGAGTCCTTACTTTTATAGAAAATATTCTTTTAAGTGCAAAGCTTTCGGAGTACCACACTGGATACAGATGCTTTACAAGAGAAATACTTGAAAAATTACCGCTAGATGCCAACTCTGACGACTTTGTTTTCGACAACCAAATGCTCGCACAAATCTTATGGTTTGGATATGAGATTGGAGAGGTAAGCTGCCCAACGAAGTACTTCCCCGAGGCATCCTCAATAAATCTTAAGAGAAGCATTAAGTATGGCTTTGGTTGTCTTGCAACTGGTTTAATATACCGATTGGCAAAATGGGGGCTAATAAATACCGCCGTATTTCCTCGTAAAAAACAATTGAAGCCTTTGGTAGATAAAACAAAGAAGCGGTTATGATGCAATGCGACGAGACTATCTAATCTATGCTCTTCTAATTATAATAACCTTTGCTGCCTTCGGACGTGTTTTAGTCAACGATTTTGTGGTTTACGATGATGACAAATACGTAACCCACAACGAACATATTAAGGCAGGGCTAACGCTCGAAGGCTTAGCATGGGCTTTCACTGCATTCCACGCTGCCAACTGGCATCCTCTAACTTGGATTTCCCACATGGCAGATTGTAGCGTATATGACATGAAGCCATGGGGACATCATCTCACTAGTCTTCTTTTGCATGTGGCGAATGTTCTGCTACTTTTCCATATCCTAAAATTGATGACTGGCTCAACATGGAGAACCGCCTTGGTTGCCGCATTATTCGGCGTGCATCCCCTGCATGTCGAGTCAGTCGCCTGGATTTCAGAACGAAAAGACGTTCTAAGCACATTTTTCTGGCTAATCACGATGTGGGCGTACTACCGATATTCCAGATGCCCAAAGGTCGGGTCTTATATCCCAGTTGTGCTGTTTTTTGCATTGGGTCTAATGTCAAAACCAATGCTTGTAACACTTCCATTCGTTCTGCTTCTACTAGACTGGTGGCCCCTCGGACGCATAAGCCTTAAAAGTTACTCACTAGTCTTTAAGCCAGGAAGTATTGTTAGGCAACTTCTAAATGAGAAGATTCCCCTTTTCGCGCTTGCTGTTGCGTCAAGCATTGTAACCTTTATCGCCCAAAAGGAAGGCGGAGCTGTTGGAACGCTAATGGAAATCCCGCTCGACATGCGGATAGGAAACGCCTTTTTATCTTACATCCGCTACATTGGCAAAATGATTTGGCCTCGGCCTCTAGTGGTTTTCTATCCACATTCAATACATGGATTACCTATTTGGTGGGTAATTTTCGCTTCGATTTTATTCTTAGCAATTACTTGGCTAGTAATAAAACAAATGCACCAACGACCTTACATGGGCGTTGGTTGGTTTTGGTACATTGGCACTCTAGTTCCAGTAATAGGAATTATACAAGTAGGCTCGCAGGCAATGGCAGATAGGTACACATACATTCCACTCATTGGCATATTTATAATGCTTGCCTGGGGTATCCCCGACTACTTCAACACGAGAATAAAAGAAAAAGCCCCAAAAGTGTCCTCCATTCTGCCATCAATAACATGCGTTATCATTGCTGTCTTTGTTGTTTGCACCTGGTACCAAGTGGGCTATTGGAAAGACACAATTACTTTGTTTGGCCACACTCTTCCAATTACAGGCTCCAACTACGTGGTTCACAATAACCTTGGAGTTGCTCTTTCTGAGAAAAAGCAATACGAACAAGCTATAGCCCATTTTCAAAAAGTATTAGAAGTCGAACCCAACGACCCCGATACAAACTACAACATGGGAAACGCACTTGTAGCCATCGGCCGCTTTTCTGAAGCAGCTAAATATTACAGGGCAGCAATCAAAGCTGACCCAAACTATGCTTATGCGCACAATAATCTTGGCAATATCTTGTCACAGCAAGGCAGGCTCGATGAAGCGATCGAAGAATATAAGAAAGCATTGCAAGCTAAACCTGATGATTTGGATATTAAACGCAATCTAGAGACTGCGCTTTCACAGCGTGCGAAGAAAATAAACACAGCTGCAAGTCTCTACGAAGCCATTAAGGCAAATCCCAACAATGCAAAAGCTCATTATGAACTTGCGGTTATTCTT
It contains:
- a CDS encoding glycosyltransferase family 39 protein; the encoded protein is MTKRNYHKKERKEKPKSPQIQRQAWILLAIVIFAIALIRIRLLPVPLERDEGEYAYAGQLILKGIPPYLHVYNMKFPGIYAAYALIMALFGQTIVSIHLGLLIVNIITIILIFLIGQRFFNPISSVIGATTYAIFSLGQPVLGMFAHATHFVVLFALCGYLLLTKAFESKRILLLFLSGFSFGIAILMKQHGFLFGAFALLYLVLVQRKNNIFTLKRFAAGTFLFTLGLVIPLGITCLILVKVGAFNKFWFWTFTYIRQYASQVSPALGWELFSERAVKIFLASPLLWLLAASGFIIILADKEMRPKALFIIGLWIFSFLAICPGLYFRDHYFIMILPANAMLVSVAFSYLSKITAGTKLAAIPLIIIIAAVGHSVFAQREVFFSLSPNMVSREIYGGNPFPESLKIAEYIRKHTSPNDTIAVLGSEPQIYFYSKRRSATGYIYMYPLMEIHPYALQMQMEMIREIEAAKPKILVCVSVSASWLPLENSVMKVFDWSSRYARKYYDLVGNIEIIAEDYTRYSWGEEAAKHKPNVPAFIYVFKRKPTISK
- a CDS encoding glycosyltransferase family 2 protein; amino-acid sequence: MFAGKKVVVVMPAYNAAKTLKKTYDEVMAQGMVDLVIVVDDASRDETFEIAKTLKNVKVYKHEVNKGYGGNQKTCYRLALNEGADIVVMVHPDYQYTPLLLPAMVSMVANNLYPCVIGSRILGGHALKGGMPIWKYFSNRVLTFIENILLSAKLSEYHTGYRCFTREILEKLPLDANSDDFVFDNQMLAQILWFGYEIGEVSCPTKYFPEASSINLKRSIKYGFGCLATGLIYRLAKWGLINTAVFPRKKQLKPLVDKTKKRL
- a CDS encoding tetratricopeptide repeat protein, whose product is MRRDYLIYALLIIITFAAFGRVLVNDFVVYDDDKYVTHNEHIKAGLTLEGLAWAFTAFHAANWHPLTWISHMADCSVYDMKPWGHHLTSLLLHVANVLLLFHILKLMTGSTWRTALVAALFGVHPLHVESVAWISERKDVLSTFFWLITMWAYYRYSRCPKVGSYIPVVLFFALGLMSKPMLVTLPFVLLLLDWWPLGRISLKSYSLVFKPGSIVRQLLNEKIPLFALAVASSIVTFIAQKEGGAVGTLMEIPLDMRIGNAFLSYIRYIGKMIWPRPLVVFYPHSIHGLPIWWVIFASILFLAITWLVIKQMHQRPYMGVGWFWYIGTLVPVIGIIQVGSQAMADRYTYIPLIGIFIMLAWGIPDYFNTRIKEKAPKVSSILPSITCVIIAVFVVCTWYQVGYWKDTITLFGHTLPITGSNYVVHNNLGVALSEKKQYEQAIAHFQKVLEVEPNDPDTNYNMGNALVAIGRFSEAAKYYRAAIKADPNYAYAHNNLGNILSQQGRLDEAIEEYKKALQAKPDDLDIKRNLETALSQRAKKINTAASLYEAIKANPNNAKAHYELAVILENQSDFEGAIEHFSIAARLEPSYAAHYHLANIFSKMGRVDEAIRHYREAIRLNPKRFEAHYNLANTLSRQGKLDEAIGEYVEVIRLKPDFADAHNNLAIALFEKGDYAGAWHHVYLSQQNGGNPHPEFIRALSEHMPDPGG